The genomic region ATTTGTTGATTGCTGAATACTTGTCTCATTTTTCTGGAACGTTCAATGTACAGTCCATGGGAGGATGCAACCGTTGTCAGATGATCAACCAATATCAGAGCTCAGGGCAGGTGATCAAGTCAAAGGAACCGCTGGCAACTTTAGCATCGTATAGACGAAAAAAGGTGGGTTCATGTGATATGCCTTGCTTGTCTGTCGTTTTTTGTTTTCTGTGATCttaaaactacaaaatttcaCATGCGCCAGGGGAAGATTTTGTTTGGTGTCCTGTTGAACTATGAAGACGGCATGGAGGGAGAAGATGATGCCGTTGTAGAGAGATGGATCAAAGTGGGGCAAGAGGTACATACATACCTCAATGATGACTTGTGCACATACATACCCGGAAGTTTCACCTGCACAAGAGGCTGACGGGTAACAGTTGTCACAATACGTGAAAAAATATAGACTTTCAGATGTTATTAACAAGAAAGTGGTGCCATATGTATGTAACAATTTTCTTTTCATGCCTGTATGTGACACATAAGGCCTTGAAGCCTGTATTCAGACACAAATACATAGAAAACAAATGTACGTTTCACTCATGTCAGTGCTGGTGCGACCATAGAGTGAGCTACAGACCGGTGTGCTTGTGAGCAGTGAGCCAACAATGCTGCATGCATGACGGTACAGTAACTCATATTCACAACCCAGCTCAAACTGTCATTTATACACAGCATCACACCCCAACAGAAATTATGCTATTTGTACACGGCACCTTCAGCAGCATGCATGACGGTACCAGCTTCTGAGCTCAGTTTCATAACAGGTCGCTGGCAGCCTCATCACAGTTGGGCTAATATGATAACCCTGCCCGCTACTCAGCTGTCTCCTCGAGATGGAACAGCTTCCCCCGGACGACTTTCCTGCATTCAGTCACGATTTTACCATGAGAATAAGTAGCACACGGTGCCATGGTGTACGAAAAAAAAGGTGGGATAAACACGTTAGTTTTAGGCTAACGCAAAAAGCAACAGACCTTGGAGGGCAACGGTCCTCATCAGACAACACCTTCAGCAGTCTTTGTTCAAATGGCGTGGTGTGCCAACTGACCCTCTGATCCTAACAACGGTTACATTTAGATCAAAAGCGCATATATAACCACACGTTAAAAAAGGAAAGAAAGCATTGGATAGAGTGACaaatgagtacctctctgtatctGGTCGTTGTGTTGGGGATACCGTTGCCATCCCATGCCTTGGGCAACCTAGGAGTAGGGTTACTGGTATCCAAGTTGAGATCAGGTGCAACCATGAAGACAGGCTTCTCAGTTAGAAAGCTGCAGTCTTCATCATCTTGATTCTCAGCATCTGCGGAGGAAGATTTCAGCCAGCGGGACAGGCTCAGTGCAGCGTTCTTTTCATCCGAGTTGGATTTTGACAGTGATTCTTCTACTCCATATGAGGCATTAGGATCAGGTGCAGAATATGATGGAGTTTCAGACAGTCCTGATTTGACCACTGAAGTTGAAGACGCTTGGGTTGGATCCTTGGTAGAATCTGCTCCCAAGTCTCTCTCCTTTAGAGGATCGGACGATGCCAATGGTGAAGAGTCTTCTGTCAGTTCAATCTGCTGAAGTCTGTTCTCGATGGATCTGAGGACAGGGTATATGAATTGTTTCCGAGTCCGCACACGCTTTCCAGATATAGAGGTCCCTCTGTGTGAAGCGTATGCTGTCCCAGGGGTCTGCA from Zea mays cultivar B73 chromosome 6, Zm-B73-REFERENCE-NAM-5.0, whole genome shotgun sequence harbors:
- the LOC100191773 gene encoding uncharacterized protein isoform X3, whose product is MRRCAEAIARAVVEFLDAVILAFIRSCFGARPRRGSGLRDALVRGDRAAEVIWDEEGLVRDGRFHEDLADGCGIDEELRREASYLKLCGTISETPAELRNEQSYENNLETTNECDSKLTYGPPANCKLLFEANSSQGCEERHSLRSILNSEDAGRHHGAEYVPRSASSEKRLFQNMQHKPLDSGGSPFPTPLVLRDDMQTPGTAYASHRGTSISGKRVRTRKQFIYPVLRSIENRLQQIELTEDSSPLASSDPLKERDLGADSTKDPTQASSTSVVKSGLSETPSYSAPDPNASYGVEESLSKSNSDEKNAALSLSRWLKSSSADAENQDDEDCSFLTEKPVFMVAPDLNLDTSNPTPRLPKAWDGNGIPNTTTRYREDQRVSWHTTPFEQRLLKVLSDEDRCPPRKVVRGKLFHLEETAE
- the LOC100191773 gene encoding uncharacterized protein isoform X4 translates to MRRCAEAIARAVVEFLDAVILAFIRSCFGARPRRGSGLRDALVRGDRAAEVIWDEEGLVRDGRFHEDLADGCGIDEELRREASYLKLCGTISETPAELRNEQSYENNLETTNECDSKLTYGPPANCKLLFEANSSQGCEERHSLRSILNSEDAGRHHGAEYVPRSASSEKRLFQNMQHKPLDSGGSPFPTPLVLRDDMQTPGTAYASHRGTSISGKRVRTRKQFIYPVLRSIENRLQQIELTEDSSPLASSDPLKERDLGADSTKDPTQASSTSVVKSGLSETPSYSAPDPNASYGVEESLSKSNSDEKNAALSLSRWLKSSSADAENQDDEDCSFLTEKPVFMVAPDLNLDTSNPTPRLPKAWDGNGIPNTTTRYRERVSWHTTPFEQRLLKVLSDEDRCPPRKVVRGKLFHLEETAE
- the LOC100191773 gene encoding uncharacterized protein isoform X2, whose product is MRRCAEAIARAVVEFLDAVILAFIRSCFGARPRRGSGLRDALVRGDRAAEVIWDEEGLVRDGRFHEDLADGCGIDEELRREASYLKLCGTISETPAELRNEQSYENNLETTNECDSKLTYGPPANCKLLFEANSSQGQRNPRCEERHSLRSILNSEDAGRHHGAEYVPRSASSEKRLFQNMQHKPLDSGGSPFPTPLVLRDDMQTPGTAYASHRGTSISGKRVRTRKQFIYPVLRSIENRLQQIELTEDSSPLASSDPLKERDLGADSTKDPTQASSTSVVKSGLSETPSYSAPDPNASYGVEESLSKSNSDEKNAALSLSRWLKSSSADAENQDDEDCSFLTEKPVFMVAPDLNLDTSNPTPRLPKAWDGNGIPNTTTRYRERVSWHTTPFEQRLLKVLSDEDRCPPRKVVRGKLFHLEETAE
- the LOC100191773 gene encoding uncharacterized protein isoform X1 encodes the protein MRRCAEAIARAVVEFLDAVILAFIRSCFGARPRRGSGLRDALVRGDRAAEVIWDEEGLVRDGRFHEDLADGCGIDEELRREASYLKLCGTISETPAELRNEQSYENNLETTNECDSKLTYGPPANCKLLFEANSSQGQRNPRCEERHSLRSILNSEDAGRHHGAEYVPRSASSEKRLFQNMQHKPLDSGGSPFPTPLVLRDDMQTPGTAYASHRGTSISGKRVRTRKQFIYPVLRSIENRLQQIELTEDSSPLASSDPLKERDLGADSTKDPTQASSTSVVKSGLSETPSYSAPDPNASYGVEESLSKSNSDEKNAALSLSRWLKSSSADAENQDDEDCSFLTEKPVFMVAPDLNLDTSNPTPRLPKAWDGNGIPNTTTRYREDQRVSWHTTPFEQRLLKVLSDEDRCPPRKVVRGKLFHLEETAE